A genomic region of Zea mays cultivar B73 chromosome 6, Zm-B73-REFERENCE-NAM-5.0, whole genome shotgun sequence contains the following coding sequences:
- the LOC100284584 gene encoding uncharacterized protein LOC100284584 — MATAGSKQGGGSSKPPAAAGQELDPRYEWEENASSFILRIHLSGFRKQDFRVQVDGAGRLTVRGQRSDAAAANANARHSRFNKVFQLPSTSNLDDIAGRFDLGVLTLTVPKRLPAPAKEDQQQAKKPEDADADAAAATKQVAGAKGAKSEPEQQHKEAAAKEDKPKAAAAAAAPAPAADTTAKEDKPKAAAAAPAPAADTKKQPETQANAESKATDPTESLAERRTEEERANANAAAAAEHQRKACRGFKERVAEELQGLAGSEWAEGLVETVKRNREVIAVAVAAFSLGVFVSSRLFSRSSRN; from the exons ATGGCCACCGCCGGCAGCAAGCAAGGAGGAGGCTCGTCCAAGCCGCCTGCGGCTGCTGGTCAGGAGTTGGACCCGAGGTACGAGTGGGAGGAGAACGCCAGCAGCTTCATCCTCCGCATCCACCTCTCAG GCTTCAGGAAACAAGATTTCAGGgtgcaagtcgacggcgccggccgcCTCACCGTCCGCGGCCAGCGCtccgacgccgccgccgccaacGCCAACGCCAGGCACTCCCGCTTCAACAAGGTCTTCCAGCTGCCATCCACCTCCAACCTCGACGACATCGCCGGCCGCTTCGACCTTGGAGTCCTCACGCTCACCGTGCCCAAGCGCCTGCCCGCGCCCGCAAAGGAAGACCAGCAGCAGGCCAAGAAGCCCGAGGATGCCGATGCCGATGCCGCTGCCGCCACCAAGCAGGTGGCGGGAGCCAAGGGCGCCAAATCGGAGCCGGAGCAGCAGCACAAGGAGGCGGCGGCAAAGGAAGATAAGCCCaaggcggccgccgccgccgcagcacCTGCACCGGCAGCCGACACGACGGCAAAGGAAGATAAGCCCAAGGCCGCCGCCGCAGCACCTGCACCGGCAGCCGACACGAAGAAGCAGCCCGAGACGCAGGCCAACGCAGAGAGCAAGGCGACGGATCCGACCGAAAGCCTGGCGGAGCGGCGCACCGAGGAAGAGCGGGCCAATGCAAATGCTGCAGCTGCGGCGGAGCACCAGAGAAAGGCATGCCGTGGCTTCAAGGAGCGCGTGGCGGAGGAGCTCCAGGGGCTGGCGGGCTCCGAGTGGGCGGAGGGCCTTGTGGAGACGGTCAAGAGGAACAGGGAGGtgatcgccgtcgccgtcgccgccttCTCCCTCGGCGTATTCGTCTCCAGCAGGCTCTTCTCCAGGTCCAGCAGGAACTAG
- the LOC100274001 gene encoding ATP-dependent Clp protease proteolytic subunit — MALALRCPPAATSSRSPFLPSTSPAPAGKVPRRPPASWRCLAYYGDGGFRKNYDHIPKQFREENLKDGLMDNYKHVPQFLYGLSDAQMEMFMNDDNPYNRQSQKVTEESVSAARSYDEFGMYTLSGMHEGPASYSMGMGMGGSMSMSMGRGGRGYRRMRSSAPDLPSLLLDSRIIFLGMPIVPAVTELIAAQFLWLDYDDRTKPIYLYINSTGTMDENNELVASETDAYAIADFINRSKSKVYTINLSMAYGQAAMLLSLGVKGKRGVLPNSITKLHLPKVHKSGGAAIDMWIKAKELDTNTDYYLELLSKGVGKPKEELAEFLRGPRYFRAQEALDYGLADTILHSLDGSFKPKDLTAQLAKAQAMRQSGKRAAAGAGRWSTPTAPR, encoded by the exons CGACCTCCCCAGCCCCTGCGGGGAAGGTCCCGAGGAGGCCGCCCGCCAGCTGGAGGTGCCTCGCCTACTACGGCGACGGCGGATTCCGCAAGAACTACGACCACATCCCCAAGCAGTTCCGCGAGGAGAACCTCAAGGATGGAC TGATGGATAATTACAAGCATGTTCCTCAATTCCTTTATGGATTAAGTGATGCTCAGATGGAAATGTTTATGAATGACGATAACCCTTATAATCGGCAGTCCCAGAAAGTTACAGAG GAAAGCGTTTCTGCTGCGAGGAGCTACGATGAGTTTGGTATGTACACCTTGTCAGGCATGCATGAGGGCCCTGCAAGTTACAGCATGGGTATGGGCATGGGGGGCAGCATGAGCATGAGCATGGGCAGAGGAGGGAGAGGATATAGAAGAATGAGAAGCTCTGCTCCAGATCTTCCGTCATTGCTACTGGACTCTCGAATTATATTTCTTGGAATGCCT ATTGTTCCAGCAGTAACTGAGCTTATTGCTGCTCAATTTCTATGGCTAGACTATGACGACCGCACAAAACCCATTTATCTGTATATAAACTCCACTGGAACTATG GACGAAAATAACGAGCTTGTTGCATCTGAAACTGATGCTTATGCAATTGCTGATTTTATCAAT CGAAGTAAATCCAAGGTTTACACAATCAATCTTAGCATGGCATATGGTCAGGCTGCGATGCTTCTTTCCCTTGGTGTCAAGGGCAAAAGAGGAGTGCTGCCGAATTCAATCA CTAAATTGCACCTGCCTAAGGTGCACAAATCTGGTGGAGCTGCCATTGATATGTGGATTAAG GCAAAAGAGTTAGATACAAACACAGATTACTACCTCGAACTCTTGTCTAAAGGAGTTGGTAAACCAAAGGAAGAGCTTGCTGAATTCCTTAGGGGCCCGAGGTACTTCCGAGCACAAGAGGCTCTTGATTATGGACTTGCCGATACGATATTACACTCGCTGGATGGTTCTTTCAAACCAAAG GACCTGACCGCGCAGCTAGCCAAGGCACAGGCGATGCGCCAGTCAGGCAAGCGTGCAGCTGCTGGAGCTGGGAGATGGTCAACTCCAACCGCACCCAGGTAG